The window GTGTGCGCAGCGAGCGCCTTCGTATGCTTCCGTGGATTTCGTCAGTGTTCCCTGTCGTTCGACCGCTTGCCAATAGCTGAGGTCTTCGAAGTCGTCAGCGACTTTCACGGGCGCAGTCGATTTCCCTCGTTGTCGTGTTTCGTGCTCGTCGTCGCTCTTCGGAAGCGGTGCGTTCTCGGCTATCGAGGAACATCCCGCGAGACCGAGTGCACCGACGGTGGCGACGAACGTTCGTCGCGTCTGTCGTCTCATCTCTCTTGCCTCAATGGACGACCGGTATATTCTTATGAAGTGTTTAATATGAGCCTCATTTGTTGCTATAAAATACGGATTTGGTCCCTATAATTTGCTATGTGTTAGCTAGGCTTGCCATTTCAAGCGATATCTTTATATATTTTCCTACCTAACCTATCGTTAGTGAGCTCGCCCTCGGTTCCGTATTTCTACCGAGGGTGATTCCGCTTCATTCCATCATGAGTACGAACCTTACAAACACCGAACAGTCGGTCGTATCGAACACCAAACGAGAGCACGAAGAGGAACGAAAGGGTGCTACTGAGGCAGTGGACGTCTGTCCTGAGTGCGGTGGCAACCTCGTCTCCGACGAGGAACATGCAGAAACCGTCTGTGACGGTTGTGGCCTCGTCGTCGAAACCGACGCGATAGACCACGGCCCTGAGTGGCGTGCCTTCGACGCCAACGAACGGGATTCGAAATCACGCGTCGGTATGCCGACGACGAAGATGATGCACGACAACGGACTCTCGAGCAACATCGGATGGCAGGATAGGGACGCCTACGGACGAATGCTGAGTCCCACCCAGCGTGAAAAGATGCAGCGGCTCCGCACGTGGGACGAGCGATTCCGCACGCGAAACAGCAAGGAGCGCAACCTCAAGCAAGCCCTCGGCGAAATCGATCGGATGGCCTCCGCCCTCGGCCTCCCGGAAAACGTCCGTGAGATGGCGAGCGTCATCTACCGACGCGCGCTGAAAGAGGACCTCCTTCCTGGGCGTTCCATCGAGGGTGTCGCGAGTGCCAGCGTCTACGCCGCGGCGCGACAGGCGGGAGTCCCCCGAACGATGGACGAAGTAGCGACCGTCAGTCGAATC of the Haladaptatus caseinilyticus genome contains:
- a CDS encoding transcription initiation factor IIB produces the protein MSTNLTNTEQSVVSNTKREHEEERKGATEAVDVCPECGGNLVSDEEHAETVCDGCGLVVETDAIDHGPEWRAFDANERDSKSRVGMPTTKMMHDNGLSSNIGWQDRDAYGRMLSPTQREKMQRLRTWDERFRTRNSKERNLKQALGEIDRMASALGLPENVREMASVIYRRALKEDLLPGRSIEGVASASVYAAARQAGVPRTMDEVATVSRIDEMEFKRTYRYIIRELSLEVKPADPEQYLNRFESEFDLEPATKRRAHDLLKTAKEAGITSGKSPVGLAAAALYAAALLEGEGVTQDAVSSVADVSTVTIRNRYHDLLAVAGETDALPASVTADEASA